From one Caminicella sporogenes DSM 14501 genomic stretch:
- a CDS encoding DUF4349 domain-containing protein, translating to MNCKDVREQLSAYVDKYLDREIEEEVKKHIEGCQNCRKEYKELIEIKRILDDVPMVELPKNFKEELHDKLVNCYMEDSKQLRENSKIMQFKDRLKYKINFKIISTIAASLLLAVILVGGMKNYINFSQSQFQKEFAEEEIIEGYDDEIKDLSLKHEGFSAQKRSLKQDLSRKGENYSDAINKKALFDDTGRKIILNGYIRLNVENYDKIQKDIMDLIVSMGGYIENSHTSYRFYNEENPEKSLKSGNLIVRVPENQFYNVFDKIKSMGITVDEGIDSTDITEQYRDTVSEIENLKVREKRLREIMNKAKNVKEIIEVERELSRVRGQINRYTGNIKKWDSLVSLSTIKVFLNEIEVKDKNINIIDKNIWQKSKKGFIKTTNYVIKVLENLIVILISFIPIIMIVLVLFTIILYLYKKYKKQKNNF from the coding sequence ATGAATTGTAAGGATGTAAGAGAACAGTTATCTGCATATGTAGATAAATATTTAGATAGAGAAATAGAAGAAGAAGTAAAAAAGCATATAGAAGGATGTCAAAATTGTAGAAAAGAGTATAAAGAATTGATTGAAATTAAAAGAATTTTAGATGATGTACCTATGGTTGAACTTCCTAAAAATTTTAAAGAAGAATTACATGATAAATTAGTTAACTGTTATATGGAAGATAGTAAACAATTAAGAGAAAATAGTAAAATCATGCAATTTAAAGATAGATTAAAATATAAAATCAATTTTAAAATAATATCTACTATTGCAGCTTCATTATTATTAGCTGTTATTTTAGTAGGTGGAATGAAAAATTATATAAATTTTTCACAAAGTCAATTTCAAAAAGAATTTGCTGAGGAAGAAATAATTGAGGGATATGATGATGAAATTAAAGATTTATCTTTAAAACATGAAGGATTTTCGGCCCAAAAAAGAAGTTTAAAGCAGGATTTAAGTCGAAAAGGTGAAAATTATAGTGATGCTATTAATAAAAAAGCATTATTTGATGATACAGGCAGAAAAATTATTTTAAATGGCTATATTAGGTTGAATGTAGAAAATTACGATAAGATTCAAAAAGATATAATGGATTTAATTGTTTCGATGGGTGGATATATAGAAAATTCGCATACTAGTTATAGATTTTACAATGAAGAAAATCCTGAGAAATCTTTAAAATCCGGAAATTTAATAGTCAGAGTACCTGAAAATCAGTTTTACAATGTATTTGATAAAATAAAAAGTATGGGAATTACAGTAGATGAAGGAATAGACTCTACTGATATTACTGAGCAGTATAGAGATACTGTTAGTGAAATAGAAAATTTAAAAGTAAGAGAAAAGCGTTTAAGAGAAATAATGAATAAAGCTAAAAATGTAAAGGAAATTATAGAAGTTGAAAGAGAGCTCAGTAGGGTAAGAGGACAGATTAATAGATATACGGGCAATATAAAAAAATGGGATAGTTTAGTATCGCTTTCAACAATTAAAGTTTTTCTAAATGAAATAGAAGTAAAGGATAAAAATATAAATATTATAGATAAAAATATATGGCAAAAATCCAAAAAAGGTTTTATAAAAACTACTAATTATGTAATAAAAGTACTAGAAAATTTAATAGTGATTTTAATAAGTTTTATACCAATTATAATGATTGTTTTAGTATTGTTTACAATTATTTTATATTTATATAAAAAGTACAAAAAACAAAAAAATAATTTTTAG
- a CDS encoding RNA polymerase sigma factor, whose product MCSNEKKLIEKSKKGDVESFEKLIEKYQVIAFNIAYRLIGNVEDAKDVTQEALIKVYKFLKNFKGESSFSTWLYKIVMNTCLDMIRKNNKIHTISLDKPIENKNGNYNFELSDNKNVLDEKIEQDEKIKIIQRAIKKLPEKYRVVLVLRDLQDFSYSDISDIINCPVGTVKSRINRGRMQLKEILKEEMELFLEN is encoded by the coding sequence GTGTGTAGTAATGAAAAAAAGCTCATTGAAAAAAGCAAAAAAGGAGATGTTGAAAGTTTTGAAAAACTCATTGAAAAATATCAAGTGATAGCATTTAATATAGCATATAGATTAATAGGTAATGTAGAAGATGCTAAAGATGTAACACAAGAAGCTCTTATAAAAGTATACAAATTTTTAAAAAATTTTAAAGGAGAATCAAGTTTTTCAACTTGGTTATATAAAATAGTGATGAATACATGTTTAGATATGATAAGAAAAAATAATAAAATACATACCATTTCTTTAGATAAACCTATAGAAAATAAAAATGGGAATTATAATTTTGAACTAAGTGATAACAAAAATGTACTTGATGAAAAAATTGAGCAAGATGAAAAAATTAAAATAATACAAAGAGCTATAAAAAAACTGCCAGAAAAGTACAGAGTAGTGCTAGTACTTAGAGATTTACAAGATTTTAGTTATAGTGATATAAGCGATATAATTAACTGTCCAGTAGGGACTGTAAAGTCGAGGATAAATAGAGGTCGGATGCAGCTTAAAGAAATACTTAAAGAAGAAATGGAACTTTTTTTAGAAAATTAA
- a CDS encoding metal-dependent hydrolase, which yields MDPVTHGIIGLAISAFSGNHVSLNNPISVGCAIGAMSPDIDVVIRLVKDDFYYIRHHRGLSHSIPSLIGLSLIITFGLSFVYKNFSFMHVFLWTFLGAFSHTFFDILNSYGAKLFSPFTERKLRANLLMLYDPVITILCLFLIFKKNTNFTFYSEIVLMFLAYIGFRYSMKKRAENIITNYYKNGYKINKVNILPALMAFHKWDFIVESNSHNIVGQVNILNKKIKVRKKFKKPDDEIVELFMDTKVGRYFSEFSPIFHVVHFKEMDKLILKSIDLRYYFKNNFMHHATVIFDEHKNIIESFIHPYDINKKIYVAEES from the coding sequence ATGGATCCAGTTACGCATGGAATAATTGGATTAGCTATTTCTGCTTTTAGTGGTAATCATGTTAGTTTAAATAATCCTATAAGTGTAGGATGTGCCATAGGTGCTATGTCTCCAGATATAGATGTTGTGATTAGATTAGTGAAAGATGATTTTTACTATATAAGACATCATAGAGGGTTATCTCATTCTATACCTTCTTTGATAGGATTAAGTTTAATAATAACTTTTGGTTTATCTTTTGTCTATAAAAATTTTTCATTTATGCATGTATTCTTATGGACATTTTTAGGAGCTTTTTCGCATACTTTTTTTGATATACTTAATTCTTATGGTGCTAAGCTCTTTTCGCCTTTTACGGAGAGAAAATTAAGGGCAAATTTGCTAATGCTATATGACCCAGTAATAACTATTTTGTGTTTATTTTTAATATTCAAGAAAAATACAAATTTTACTTTTTATAGTGAAATAGTTTTAATGTTTTTAGCATATATTGGATTCAGATATAGTATGAAAAAAAGAGCAGAAAATATTATTACAAATTATTATAAAAATGGGTATAAGATTAATAAAGTAAATATTTTACCTGCATTGATGGCTTTTCACAAATGGGATTTTATAGTTGAAAGTAACAGTCATAATATAGTAGGACAGGTAAATATATTGAATAAGAAAATAAAAGTAAGAAAAAAATTTAAAAAACCTGATGATGAAATAGTTGAATTGTTTATGGATACAAAAGTTGGCAGATATTTTAGTGAATTTTCTCCTATTTTTCATGTTGTTCATTTTAAAGAAATGGATAAATTGATATTAAAAAGTATTGATTTGAGATATTATTTTAAAAATAATTTTATGCATCATGCAACTGTAATATTTGATGAACATAAAAATATAATAGAGTCTTTTATACATCCATATGATATTAACAAAAAAATATATGTTGCAGAAGAAAGCTAG
- a CDS encoding CsxC family protein, with protein MIDLNGNNTQYPCVTVKEGVVESCINDPIDITAIEEAVIAKIPVVLAQLKVQFNVSARIKLPENALEIKNIKKKLKITQCLLLENTNILFIKGFVRKNIDYSTIGTFESCEGICGEIHHCTIDIPFECTTPVTFNGFSPAEIVPTSITEFEYFKVQELPSNFAEKDKLLSSDLSEYNQISTEYYNEMPYCELISSRIVEFDEYIDRKSILNGSFEEKFFNEIEEKMVISLVVKILQDRQVSIG; from the coding sequence ATGATAGATTTAAATGGTAATAATACTCAATATCCATGTGTAACTGTAAAAGAAGGTGTAGTAGAATCATGTATTAATGACCCTATAGATATAACAGCAATAGAAGAAGCTGTCATAGCTAAAATTCCTGTTGTTTTAGCACAACTTAAAGTACAATTTAATGTTTCAGCACGTATAAAACTTCCAGAAAATGCCCTAGAAATAAAAAATATTAAGAAAAAACTTAAAATCACTCAATGTCTTTTACTAGAAAATACTAACATACTTTTCATTAAAGGATTTGTTCGTAAAAATATTGATTACTCAACTATAGGCACTTTTGAATCATGTGAAGGAATATGCGGTGAAATTCATCATTGTACAATAGATATACCTTTTGAATGTACTACTCCTGTAACTTTCAACGGTTTTTCACCTGCAGAAATAGTTCCTACTTCAATAACTGAATTTGAATACTTTAAAGTACAAGAGTTACCATCTAATTTTGCTGAAAAAGATAAATTGCTATCTAGTGATTTGTCTGAATATAATCAAATAAGTACTGAATACTATAATGAAATGCCATACTGTGAACTAATAAGCAGTAGAATAGTTGAATTTGATGAATACATTGACCGCAAATCTATTTTAAATGGTTCTTTTGAAGAAAAATTTTTCAATGAAATTGAAGAAAAAATGGTAATTAGCCTTGTTGTAAAAATATTACAAGATAGACAAGTAAGCATTGGATAA
- the orr gene encoding ornithine racemase Orr, with protein sequence MSKCPRLEIELSKIRHNTKTLVKLCNKHGIDLAGVTKVFCAIPEVAQVMVENGVKILADSRIENLKKVKNINCPKMLLRLPMISQVHEVVKYADISLNSEIKTIEKLSEEALKLGKVHNIILMLDLGDLREGVWADINNVEEIVEKILKLKGVKLIGIGTNLTCYGGVIPSKENLGKLQEIAEKISKKFDIELKIISGGNSSSIHLVQKNEMPMRINNLRLGESIVLGRETAYGNIIENTYQDAFKLVAEVIELKEKPSVPIGEIGMDAFGNKPTFEDKGIRKRAILAIGRQDVNPDNLIPVDEKIEILGASSDHLIVDVTDSEKKYKVGDEIIFNLEYGGLLQLATSEYVYKNIK encoded by the coding sequence ATGTCAAAATGTCCAAGACTTGAAATAGAATTGAGCAAGATAAGACATAATACAAAGACGCTTGTAAAGTTGTGTAATAAGCATGGAATAGATTTAGCAGGAGTAACAAAAGTTTTTTGTGCTATTCCAGAAGTAGCACAGGTTATGGTTGAAAATGGAGTAAAGATTTTAGCTGATTCAAGAATTGAAAATTTAAAAAAAGTTAAAAATATAAATTGTCCTAAAATGTTGTTAAGATTACCAATGATTAGTCAGGTTCATGAAGTTGTAAAATATGCTGATATAAGTCTTAATTCTGAAATCAAAACTATTGAAAAATTATCTGAAGAAGCATTAAAACTTGGAAAAGTTCATAATATTATATTAATGTTAGATTTAGGAGATTTAAGAGAAGGCGTTTGGGCAGATATTAATAATGTAGAAGAAATTGTAGAAAAAATTTTAAAATTAAAAGGTGTAAAATTAATTGGAATAGGAACTAATTTAACATGTTATGGAGGAGTTATTCCAAGTAAAGAGAATTTAGGCAAATTACAAGAAATAGCTGAAAAAATAAGTAAAAAATTTGATATTGAATTAAAAATTATTTCTGGAGGCAATTCGAGTAGCATACATCTAGTACAGAAGAATGAAATGCCTATGAGAATAAATAATTTAAGATTGGGTGAATCTATAGTTTTAGGTAGGGAAACAGCTTATGGTAATATAATAGAAAATACTTATCAAGATGCATTTAAGTTGGTTGCAGAAGTCATAGAATTAAAGGAAAAGCCTTCAGTGCCTATTGGAGAAATAGGAATGGATGCATTTGGTAATAAACCGACATTTGAAGATAAAGGTATTAGAAAGAGAGCTATATTGGCTATAGGTAGACAGGATGTCAATCCAGATAATTTAATTCCTGTAGATGAAAAAATAGAAATACTTGGTGCGAGCAGTGATCATCTAATTGTAGATGTTACAGATAGTGAGAAAAAATATAAAGTCGGAGATGAAATTATATTTAATTTAGAATATGGTGGGCTGCTTCAATTAGCTACATCTGAATATGTATATAAAAATATAAAATAA
- a CDS encoding GlmL-related ornithine degradation protein, with amino-acid sequence MKINMLIAEIGSTTTVVNAFDGIDTDNPKFLGQGQAPTTVLEGDVNIGLNNAIESLKKNLGVKNFEYDEMFATSSAAGGLKMTVHGLVYDMTVRAAREAALGAGANIHLVTSGKLRRSDIKKIKNINPNIVLIAGGVDYGERDTALYNSEIIADLDLEVPVIYAGNIENHEDVREIFEEKGKSHLLYIVENVYPKVDVLNVEPTRKVIQDAFEDHIIHAPGMTKVRELVSGPIIPTPGAVMEASKLLKEYIGDLMTLDVGGATTDVHSVTEGSEKVNRILISPEPVAKRTVEGDLGVFVNMKNVLERIGREKIANDLKVDLDKIDELINNHKPIPETELEKRFVERLTLEAVITSVHRHAGGFRDLYGSSGKKTLAEGKDLTNIKWIIGTGGALTRLPNRVNILKQIALSNKGDKLLPNKEAKILIDNDYIMASLGVLSKKYKEASLKLLKESLQID; translated from the coding sequence ATGAAAATTAATATGTTAATTGCTGAAATAGGTAGTACTACGACAGTTGTAAATGCTTTTGATGGAATAGATACCGATAATCCTAAATTTTTAGGGCAAGGTCAAGCTCCTACAACTGTTTTAGAAGGCGATGTTAATATAGGTTTAAATAATGCCATAGAGAGTTTAAAGAAAAATTTAGGTGTAAAAAATTTTGAATATGATGAAATGTTTGCGACAAGTAGTGCTGCAGGTGGTTTAAAAATGACAGTGCACGGACTAGTATATGATATGACTGTCAGAGCAGCCAGAGAAGCAGCATTAGGAGCGGGGGCAAATATTCATCTAGTTACATCTGGAAAACTTAGAAGGTCTGATATAAAAAAAATAAAAAATATAAATCCAAATATAGTTTTAATAGCTGGGGGTGTGGATTACGGAGAGAGAGATACGGCTCTTTATAATTCTGAAATTATAGCTGATTTGGATTTAGAAGTACCTGTTATATATGCTGGAAATATAGAAAATCATGAAGATGTGCGGGAAATATTTGAAGAAAAGGGAAAATCACATTTATTATATATAGTGGAGAATGTGTACCCTAAAGTAGATGTTCTCAATGTGGAACCTACACGTAAAGTTATTCAAGATGCATTTGAAGACCATATAATACATGCACCGGGAATGACAAAAGTTAGAGAACTTGTGAGCGGACCTATCATTCCTACACCGGGTGCAGTTATGGAAGCTTCAAAACTTTTAAAAGAATATATAGGCGATTTAATGACTCTTGATGTAGGAGGCGCTACTACAGACGTTCATTCTGTAACAGAAGGAAGCGAAAAAGTAAATAGAATACTTATCAGTCCGGAACCTGTAGCTAAGAGAACAGTTGAAGGAGATTTAGGAGTATTTGTAAATATGAAAAATGTTTTAGAAAGGATAGGAAGAGAAAAAATAGCTAATGATTTAAAAGTAGATTTAGATAAAATAGATGAGCTTATAAATAATCATAAACCTATTCCTGAAACAGAACTTGAAAAAAGATTTGTTGAAAGACTTACTCTTGAAGCAGTTATTACCTCTGTTCATAGGCATGCAGGGGGATTTAGAGATTTGTATGGAAGCAGCGGGAAAAAGACATTGGCAGAAGGAAAAGATTTGACTAATATAAAATGGATTATAGGAACAGGAGGTGCTTTAACAAGGCTTCCTAACAGAGTAAATATTTTAAAACAAATAGCACTTAGCAATAAAGGAGATAAGCTACTTCCAAATAAAGAAGCAAAGATACTTATAGATAATGATTATATAATGGCTTCTTTAGGAGTTTTATCAAAAAAATACAAAGAAGCTTCTTTGAAACTATTAAAAGAAAGTTTGCAAATAGATTAA